A genomic window from Candidatus Kouleothrix ribensis includes:
- a CDS encoding EI24 domain-containing protein — protein sequence MAAPLRTVGLLARAPRLWRYVLVPIGVNIIVGATLYAGLLFAGLRAIDGMVAGLPQWAVLFAALFRVLLVLVLLLATGFVLVRFGVVLGAPWYTRLSDQIELMRRGQLPASADGAGAALRDLGRALAFELKKLALVLLIGVGLLLLNFVPVAGQLLATAGGIALGATIACLDFLDYPLERRQLSFRAKLRVIRRHLPATAGFGLVALGLVSIPLLNLLAIPLCVAAGTLLFCEQMPELR from the coding sequence ATGGCCGCCCCGCTACGCACGGTTGGCTTGCTGGCCCGCGCGCCGCGGCTCTGGCGCTATGTGCTGGTGCCGATCGGCGTGAACATCATCGTTGGTGCGACGCTGTACGCCGGGCTGTTGTTTGCCGGCCTGCGCGCGATCGACGGCATGGTGGCTGGCCTGCCGCAATGGGCCGTGCTGTTCGCGGCGCTGTTTCGCGTGCTGCTGGTGCTGGTGCTGCTGCTGGCCACCGGCTTTGTGCTGGTGCGCTTCGGCGTGGTACTTGGCGCGCCCTGGTATACGCGGCTTTCCGACCAGATCGAGCTGATGCGGCGTGGGCAGCTGCCCGCCAGTGCCGACGGCGCGGGTGCCGCCCTGCGCGATCTCGGGCGCGCGCTGGCCTTCGAGCTGAAGAAGCTGGCGCTGGTGCTGCTGATTGGTGTGGGCCTGTTGCTGCTCAACTTCGTTCCGGTTGCCGGCCAGCTGCTCGCCACCGCCGGCGGCATCGCGCTTGGCGCCACGATCGCCTGCCTCGACTTTCTCGACTACCCGCTCGAGCGCCGCCAGCTCAGCTTTCGGGCCAAGCTGCGCGTAATTCGCCGCCACCTGCCGGCCACCGCCGGGTTCGGCCTGGTCGCGCTTGGCCTGGTCAGCATCCCGCTGCTGAACTTGCTGGCGATTCCGCTGTGTGTCGCGGCCGGCACGCTGCTGTTCTGCGAGCAGATGCCCGAGCTGCGCTAA
- a CDS encoding excinuclease ABC subunit UvrA, with translation MSRDKIVIKGAREHNLKNVDLEIPRDKLVVLTGVSGSGKSSLAFDTLYAEGQRRYVESLSAYARQFLGQMEKPKVDFIGGLSPAIAIEQKSASKNPRSTVGTVTEIYDYLRLLFARVGTPHCHQCGREVGSQSAEQMVNRVLTLPAGTRFMVLAPLVSQRKGEYKDVFAEARAEGFARVRVDGEMIELGQEIKLNKKVKHTIEVVVDRLVMPAEGSGEAPAGVSAPAPSAATQRPRGKAQAGEQSEWGAFVTRLTDSIEQALRVGEGMVLISIQQPAASSQQPAADAEQTRESRRRRTVRSGDADASPAASRTPHAPEEWLMSEENTCTHCGISFPELSPQMFSFNAPQGACPSCSGLGTRLELDPELLVPNPTLTLHQGAIPYWGELRKKQDSWAYRCLTSIGHHYGFDLDTPWEQLPARAREVLIYGSGKEKVRFNWSDASGSRGEFLRPWEGLASEINRRYHQTDSEFTREIYASYMSEQPCPACQNARLRPESLAVTVGGLNVKTVCDLNIKGAHDWALALAGEEPRTKNQEPRTNGTAEHHNGSQFAVLGAALTPYQLEIAGEILKEIRERLGFLLNVGLHYLTLQRPAPTLSGGEAQRIRLASQIGSGLVGVMYILDEPSIGLHQRDNRKLLNTLLKLRDLGNTVIVVEHDLETMQEADWLIDFGPGAGVKGGAVVAAGPPSLVAQTPGSQTGAYLSGQLEIAIPAVRRAPRVAGPEPMLALPPRRQKGAARKAPASPKAADTAPQWFEIEGATMNNLRDVSVRFPLGSFVCITGVSGSGKSSLITETLYPALANRLNKAQLKHGPYRALKGLDLLDKVIDIDQQPIGRTPRSNPATYVKLFDLIRELFARSPEAKLRGYEAGRFSFNLKGGRCEACEGNGEKRIDMQFLADVWVRCDVCKGKRYNRETLQVKYKGKSIAEVLDMDVQTALEFFDNVPRIKRILKTLHDVGLDYIALGQPATTLSGGEAQRVKLAKELARVATGRTVYILDEPTTGLHFADVQRLLEVLHRLVDAGNTVVVIEHNLDVIKTADWLIDMGPEGGDGGGQVVAIGTPEQVALVEGSHTGEFLRAILLPAEQAEEIAA, from the coding sequence TACGACTACCTGCGCCTGCTGTTTGCGCGCGTCGGCACGCCGCACTGCCACCAGTGCGGCCGCGAGGTCGGCTCGCAGAGCGCCGAGCAGATGGTCAACCGCGTGCTAACGCTGCCGGCCGGCACGCGCTTCATGGTGCTGGCGCCGCTGGTGTCGCAGCGCAAGGGCGAATACAAAGACGTATTTGCCGAGGCGCGTGCCGAGGGCTTCGCGCGCGTACGCGTCGACGGCGAGATGATCGAGCTGGGCCAGGAGATCAAGCTCAACAAGAAGGTCAAACACACGATCGAGGTGGTGGTCGACCGGCTGGTGATGCCGGCGGAGGGTAGCGGCGAAGCGCCGGCTGGCGTGAGCGCGCCTGCGCCGAGCGCGGCCACACAACGGCCGCGCGGTAAGGCCCAGGCCGGCGAGCAGAGCGAGTGGGGCGCGTTCGTCACGCGGCTGACCGACAGCATCGAGCAGGCTCTGCGCGTGGGCGAGGGCATGGTGCTGATCAGCATTCAGCAGCCAGCAGCCAGCAGCCAGCAGCCAGCAGCCGACGCCGAGCAGACCCGCGAGTCACGCCGCCGGCGCACAGTGCGTAGCGGCGACGCTGACGCATCGCCGGCCGCAAGCCGCACGCCGCACGCCCCCGAAGAATGGCTGATGAGCGAAGAGAACACCTGCACACACTGCGGGATCTCGTTCCCCGAGCTATCGCCGCAGATGTTCTCGTTCAACGCGCCGCAGGGCGCATGCCCAAGCTGTAGCGGCCTGGGCACCCGGCTCGAGCTCGACCCCGAGCTGCTGGTGCCGAACCCAACCCTGACGCTGCATCAGGGCGCCATCCCCTACTGGGGCGAGCTACGCAAGAAGCAAGACTCGTGGGCCTACCGCTGCCTGACGTCGATCGGCCACCACTACGGCTTCGATCTCGACACGCCCTGGGAGCAGCTGCCGGCACGCGCGCGCGAGGTGCTGATCTACGGCAGCGGCAAGGAGAAGGTGCGCTTCAACTGGAGCGACGCGAGCGGCTCGCGCGGCGAGTTCTTGCGCCCATGGGAAGGCCTGGCCAGCGAAATCAACCGGCGCTACCATCAGACCGACAGCGAGTTCACGCGCGAGATCTACGCCTCGTACATGAGCGAGCAGCCCTGCCCGGCCTGCCAGAACGCACGCCTGCGCCCCGAGAGCCTGGCGGTGACGGTCGGCGGCCTGAACGTCAAGACCGTGTGCGACCTGAATATCAAAGGCGCGCACGACTGGGCGCTGGCCCTGGCCGGCGAAGAACCAAGAACCAAGAACCAAGAGCCAAGAACCAATGGCACGGCAGAGCATCACAACGGCTCGCAGTTCGCGGTTCTCGGCGCTGCGCTGACCCCCTACCAGCTCGAGATTGCCGGCGAGATCCTGAAAGAGATCCGCGAGCGGCTGGGCTTTCTGCTGAACGTCGGCCTGCACTACCTGACGCTCCAGCGCCCGGCGCCAACGCTCTCGGGCGGCGAGGCCCAGCGCATCCGGCTGGCCTCACAGATCGGCTCGGGGCTGGTGGGCGTGATGTACATCCTCGACGAGCCAAGCATCGGCCTGCACCAGCGCGATAACCGCAAGCTGCTGAATACGCTGCTCAAGCTGCGCGACCTGGGCAACACCGTGATCGTGGTTGAGCACGACCTCGAGACCATGCAAGAGGCCGACTGGCTGATCGACTTTGGCCCCGGCGCGGGCGTGAAGGGTGGCGCAGTCGTAGCGGCTGGCCCACCCAGCCTGGTGGCGCAGACGCCCGGCTCGCAGACCGGCGCGTATCTCTCGGGCCAGCTCGAGATCGCCATACCAGCGGTACGGCGTGCGCCGCGCGTAGCCGGGCCTGAGCCAATGCTTGCGCTGCCCCCCAGGCGCCAGAAAGGCGCCGCGCGCAAGGCGCCGGCCAGCCCAAAGGCCGCCGACACCGCGCCGCAGTGGTTTGAGATCGAGGGCGCCACCATGAATAACCTGCGCGATGTCAGCGTGCGCTTCCCGCTCGGCTCATTCGTGTGCATCACCGGCGTGTCGGGTTCGGGCAAGTCGTCGCTGATCACCGAGACGCTCTACCCCGCGCTGGCCAACCGGCTGAACAAGGCCCAGCTCAAGCACGGCCCATACCGCGCGCTCAAGGGGCTCGACTTGCTCGACAAGGTGATCGATATCGATCAGCAGCCGATCGGGCGCACCCCGCGCTCGAACCCGGCCACCTATGTCAAGCTGTTCGACCTGATCCGCGAGCTGTTCGCACGCTCGCCCGAGGCCAAGCTGCGCGGCTACGAGGCCGGGCGCTTCTCGTTCAACCTGAAGGGCGGGCGCTGCGAAGCCTGCGAGGGCAATGGCGAGAAACGCATCGATATGCAGTTCCTGGCCGATGTGTGGGTACGCTGCGATGTGTGCAAAGGCAAACGCTACAACCGCGAGACGCTCCAGGTCAAGTATAAGGGCAAAAGCATTGCCGAAGTGCTCGACATGGACGTACAGACCGCGCTGGAGTTCTTCGACAACGTGCCGCGGATCAAGCGCATCCTCAAAACACTGCACGATGTCGGGCTCGACTATATTGCGCTTGGCCAGCCGGCCACCACGCTCTCGGGCGGCGAGGCTCAGCGCGTCAAGCTGGCCAAAGAGCTGGCGCGCGTGGCCACTGGCCGCACGGTGTATATCCTCGACGAGCCAACTACCGGCCTGCACTTTGCCGATGTGCAGCGGCTGCTCGAAGTGCTGCACCGGCTGGTCGATGCCGGCAATACGGTGGTGGTGATCGAGCACAACCTCGACGTAATCAAGACCGCCGACTGGCTGATCGACATGGGGCCAGAGGGCGGCGACGGCGGCGGGCAGGTCGTGGCGATCGGCACGCCCGAGCAAGTCGCGCTGGTCGAAGGCTCACACACCGGCGAGTTCCTGCGCGCGATCCTGCTGCCGGCCGAGCAAGCCGAAGAGATCGCGGCGTGA
- a CDS encoding acyltransferase, producing MQQTTSRMVVPARAAARPRAQAGTRLRLDVLDGIRGLAALYVALFHAANYAGYSTTPAGDLSAPMGWLAWVLGFGTFAVPVFIVLSGFCLMLPLAQQHSTALQGGATRYIQRRAWRILPSYYAALLLSLGLIALVPILQAPHNTAWDTKLPITAGSIVAHLLLVHNFSPDWIFKIDGPMWSIAIEWQIYFLFPAVLLPVLRRSSMAVTVGLAMLLGLLPHFVLPNALNIDYTHPWFVGLFAFGMAAAALAYSSHPAVALPHARRRWGRLIALLTLALAAGLALNKQWMEWHAYITEPVAGLIVAYWLIEYTRALRDGTRRPFSQRLLESRMLVGLGAFSYSLYLVHNPIQALINLESLKLAMPADARLALMLGVATPLSLLCAYGFYLLVERRCLRMNERVTPDGDA from the coding sequence ATGCAGCAGACAACCTCGCGCATGGTGGTGCCTGCGCGCGCCGCCGCCCGCCCGCGCGCCCAGGCCGGCACGCGCCTGCGCCTCGACGTACTCGACGGCATCCGCGGCCTGGCGGCGCTATATGTGGCGCTGTTCCATGCCGCTAACTATGCCGGCTACAGCACCACGCCGGCCGGCGATCTCTCGGCACCGATGGGCTGGCTGGCCTGGGTGCTCGGCTTTGGCACCTTCGCCGTGCCGGTGTTCATCGTGCTATCGGGCTTCTGCCTGATGCTGCCGCTGGCGCAGCAGCACAGCACCGCGCTGCAGGGCGGCGCCACACGCTACATCCAGCGGCGCGCATGGCGCATTCTGCCCTCGTACTACGCCGCGCTGCTGCTATCGCTCGGGCTGATCGCGCTGGTGCCGATCTTGCAGGCGCCGCACAACACAGCCTGGGACACCAAGCTGCCAATCACGGCCGGCTCGATCGTGGCGCACCTGCTGCTGGTGCATAACTTCAGCCCCGATTGGATCTTCAAGATTGATGGGCCGATGTGGAGCATCGCGATCGAGTGGCAGATCTACTTCTTGTTTCCGGCTGTGCTACTGCCGGTGCTGCGCCGCAGCAGCATGGCGGTGACGGTCGGCCTGGCCATGCTGCTAGGCCTGCTGCCGCACTTCGTGCTGCCCAACGCGCTGAATATCGACTACACCCATCCCTGGTTTGTCGGGCTGTTCGCGTTTGGCATGGCCGCAGCAGCGCTGGCCTACTCGAGCCACCCTGCCGTGGCGCTACCGCACGCGCGGCGGCGCTGGGGCCGGCTCATTGCGCTGCTGACGCTGGCGCTCGCCGCCGGGCTGGCGCTGAACAAGCAGTGGATGGAGTGGCACGCGTACATCACCGAGCCGGTGGCCGGCCTGATCGTCGCCTACTGGCTGATCGAATACACCCGCGCGCTGCGCGACGGCACGCGCCGGCCGTTCTCGCAGCGCCTGCTCGAGTCGCGCATGCTGGTGGGGCTGGGCGCATTCTCGTACAGCCTGTACCTGGTGCATAATCCCATCCAGGCCTTGATCAACCTCGAGTCGCTCAAGCTGGCCATGCCGGCTGACGCGCGGCTGGCGCTGATGCTGGGCGTCGCCACGCCCCTGTCGCTCCTGTGCGCCTACGGCTTCTACCTGCTAGTCGAGCGCCGCTGCTTGCGCATGAACGAGCGCGTGACGCCAGACGGCGACGCCTAG
- a CDS encoding ABC transporter substrate-binding protein: protein MVRRISLVLLAALLAACGATPAGTGSGTAPAATATQPTAAPAAQPTALAGDLREITLAMPYIPNVQFAYIYMADRLGYYAAEGLKIKYNYDFETDVVQRVAQGSVQFGMASGDSVLLARANGLPVMTVATINQRFPTVFFSKAEANIKTPADLKGKSVGIPGHFGASYIGLLALLYANKMQESDLNVQDIGFAQVAALAEGKVQVASGYGNNEPIQLAQQGIKVNVINVADFYPLASDGVIAGEKLISDQPAVVRGFVRATLKGMQAVIADQKTAFDTSLQFIPEAQWGDLELQRKVLQETAPYWQSDATAKNGLGFTDSASWQATYTFLRDSAILKGEVDLSKAFTNDFLK, encoded by the coding sequence ATGGTTCGGAGGATTTCATTGGTGCTGCTGGCCGCGCTGCTGGCCGCTTGCGGCGCGACGCCGGCCGGCACCGGTAGCGGCACAGCCCCGGCGGCTACCGCCACGCAGCCAACCGCTGCCCCGGCGGCCCAGCCGACTGCGCTTGCCGGCGATCTGCGCGAGATCACACTGGCGATGCCATACATTCCAAACGTGCAGTTCGCCTACATCTATATGGCCGATCGGCTGGGCTACTACGCCGCCGAGGGCCTGAAGATCAAGTACAACTACGACTTCGAGACCGACGTGGTGCAGCGCGTGGCCCAGGGCAGCGTGCAGTTCGGCATGGCCAGCGGCGACTCGGTGCTGCTGGCGCGCGCAAACGGCCTGCCGGTGATGACCGTGGCGACGATCAATCAGCGCTTCCCGACCGTGTTCTTCAGCAAGGCCGAGGCGAATATCAAGACGCCGGCCGACCTGAAGGGCAAGAGCGTGGGCATCCCTGGGCATTTCGGCGCGAGCTACATCGGGCTGCTGGCGCTGCTGTACGCCAACAAGATGCAGGAAAGCGACCTGAACGTGCAGGATATCGGGTTCGCACAGGTGGCGGCGCTGGCCGAGGGTAAGGTGCAGGTCGCCAGCGGCTATGGCAACAACGAGCCGATCCAGCTCGCTCAGCAGGGCATCAAGGTTAATGTGATCAACGTAGCCGACTTCTACCCATTGGCATCGGATGGCGTGATTGCCGGCGAGAAGCTGATCAGCGACCAGCCCGCCGTCGTGCGCGGATTCGTGCGCGCGACGCTGAAGGGCATGCAGGCGGTGATCGCCGACCAGAAGACCGCGTTCGATACCAGCCTGCAGTTCATCCCCGAGGCGCAGTGGGGCGACCTCGAACTCCAGCGTAAGGTGTTGCAAGAGACCGCGCCATACTGGCAGAGCGACGCGACCGCCAAGAACGGCCTGGGTTTCACCGATAGCGCCAGCTGGCAGGCTACCTACACCTTCCTGCGCGACAGCGCGATCTTGAAGGGCGAGGTCGACCTGAGCAAGGCCTTCACGAACGATTTCTTGAAATAG
- a CDS encoding ABC transporter permease: MVRQQLLAYSPRPGEAGQPREHLRRRVPAGAGLAISLIVGVLIWKLVVLLRDYPSFILPAPELVFQRLITELTSGTLRHHAGLTLIEALGGFSLALGVSLALGYLLAHAPRLERIIAPQLAATQSVPVVAIAPLIILWVGADIRSKILVAALVTFFPILSSTIVALRSVPRELLEMAKISGASRRQALWHVELPLALPGIFAGVKSGLALATTGAVVGEFVGARDGLGALINISRGLFDTPLMFVALISLAGLTLSFYLAAVVLEWALVRWEP; this comes from the coding sequence ATGGTCCGCCAACAGCTGCTCGCCTACTCGCCCAGGCCGGGCGAAGCCGGCCAGCCGCGTGAGCACCTACGCCGGCGTGTGCCGGCCGGCGCCGGGCTGGCGATCTCGCTGATCGTGGGAGTGCTGATCTGGAAGCTCGTCGTGCTGCTGCGCGATTACCCGAGCTTTATTCTGCCCGCTCCCGAGCTGGTGTTCCAGCGGCTGATCACCGAGCTAACCAGCGGCACACTCAGGCATCACGCCGGCCTGACGCTGATCGAGGCACTCGGCGGCTTTAGCCTGGCACTCGGCGTAAGCCTGGCGCTGGGCTACCTGCTGGCGCATGCGCCGCGGCTCGAGCGGATCATCGCGCCGCAGCTGGCGGCAACTCAGTCGGTGCCGGTGGTGGCAATCGCGCCGCTGATCATCCTGTGGGTCGGGGCCGACATCCGCTCGAAGATCCTGGTCGCCGCGCTGGTGACATTCTTCCCGATCTTGAGCAGCACGATTGTGGCGCTGCGCAGCGTGCCGCGCGAGCTGCTCGAGATGGCCAAGATCAGCGGCGCCAGCCGGCGCCAGGCGCTATGGCATGTCGAGCTGCCGCTGGCGCTGCCGGGCATCTTCGCCGGTGTCAAATCGGGGCTGGCGCTGGCAACCACCGGCGCAGTGGTGGGCGAATTCGTCGGCGCGCGCGACGGCCTGGGCGCGCTGATCAACATCTCGCGCGGGCTGTTCGACACGCCGCTGATGTTTGTGGCATTGATCAGCCTGGCCGGGCTGACCCTGTCGTTCTACCTGGCTGCGGTTGTGCTGGAGTGGGCGCTGGTGCGCTGGGAGCCATGA
- a CDS encoding ISAs1 family transposase — MPHHTTWSRILGRAVDIPALEQLVSRLLTPPAVGEVPERCSIAVALDGKTIRGTIPRGQSHGGVHLLAAYVPRRGAVLAQIAVATKENEIVAAPTVLTQLDVTGVLLSGDAMFTQRALSIQIVEAGGDYLWMVQDNQPTLRDEIELLFAPEYVQAGWSAPAVDFTTAQTIECGHGRIEERRLTASSLLAEYSDWPYLAQVFKLEYRTTELCSGRITTTVRYGVTSAPQQVVDARGLLTAVRGHWGIETGLHSRRDGSFDEDGMRTRTSQAPHVLATLNNLALGILGGHGIRNVAEAQRALAYHIDRFLQQVVAKQQAHVPPS; from the coding sequence ATGCCGCATCACACGACCTGGAGCCGTATCCTCGGTCGCGCAGTCGATATCCCAGCCTTAGAACAGCTCGTCAGCCGCCTGCTGACACCGCCCGCCGTGGGCGAGGTCCCCGAGCGCTGTAGCATCGCGGTCGCCTTGGACGGAAAGACCATTCGTGGCACGATTCCGCGTGGCCAGAGTCATGGTGGCGTGCATCTCCTGGCGGCGTATGTGCCGCGTCGCGGGGCCGTGCTTGCGCAAATCGCGGTTGCGACCAAGGAAAATGAAATCGTTGCCGCGCCAACCGTGCTGACACAATTGGACGTGACTGGCGTACTCCTGAGCGGTGATGCGATGTTTACGCAGCGCGCATTAAGCATCCAGATTGTCGAAGCAGGTGGCGATTATCTGTGGATGGTGCAGGACAACCAGCCGACCTTGCGCGACGAGATTGAGTTGCTCTTTGCACCCGAGTATGTCCAGGCCGGCTGGTCGGCACCAGCCGTGGATTTCACGACGGCGCAGACGATTGAGTGTGGGCATGGCCGGATCGAGGAGCGACGGTTGACCGCGAGTAGTTTGCTCGCAGAGTACAGCGATTGGCCGTATCTGGCGCAAGTGTTCAAACTGGAATACCGCACGACCGAGCTGTGCAGTGGGAGAATAACGACGACGGTGCGCTATGGCGTGACCAGCGCGCCGCAGCAGGTGGTCGATGCGCGTGGCTTGTTGACAGCGGTGCGAGGGCATTGGGGGATCGAAACCGGCCTGCATAGCCGGCGCGATGGCAGCTTCGACGAAGACGGCATGCGCACGCGCACTAGTCAGGCGCCGCATGTGTTAGCGACGCTGAACAATCTGGCGCTAGGCATATTGGGCGGACACGGGATTAGGAATGTAGCGGAGGCCCAGCGCGCACTCGCCTATCATATTGATCGGTTTCTGCAGCAGGTGGTTGCGAAGCAGCAAGCACACGTTCCTCCGAGCTGA
- a CDS encoding transposase family protein translates to MNYSTLPFTLVAPDETYLLDVGALYTQAQTLVDHRKARGRQYPLALIVTVAVLAKLAGYTHVEDIADWAKLRCQELHVLFASSGHACRITRPGAVSSVAQSISQP, encoded by the coding sequence ATGAACTATAGCACACTGCCGTTCACCCTCGTCGCACCTGACGAGACCTACTTGCTCGATGTCGGCGCGCTGTATACACAGGCCCAGACCCTAGTTGATCATCGTAAGGCGCGTGGTCGCCAGTATCCGCTGGCCTTGATTGTTACAGTCGCCGTGCTTGCCAAACTTGCTGGCTATACGCACGTCGAGGATATTGCCGATTGGGCCAAGCTACGCTGCCAGGAATTGCACGTCCTGTTTGCCTCCAGTGGGCACGCATGCCGCATCACACGACCTGGAGCCGTATCCTCGGTCGCGCAGTCGATATCCCAGCCTTAG
- a CDS encoding S8 family serine peptidase: protein MRAITLVCIAIVLVTSAAAVAAQPSAGPALYVHRQLLLRQPAARQPALLPRLSAAAPGPYAIVQFAGPIAAADRAALEATGAAILEYLPDFAYLVRGTPVQLDAAAGLPRVYARSSFTLADKLAPALLGALARGENATGPLQVLAWPGQQAALARELGAAALRPDAPADMNTLLRLAALPSTRWIEPAGRPRLLNDVARGIMHVDAAWQARGLYGAGQTIAIADSGLDTGVPATLSPDFAGRIAAAHVLSPTGDLGDNFGHGTHVAGSAVGSGVQSGARPGQHAYAGSFAGVAPEARMVIQAFEADTLGNVLGLAPDYYTLFAQAYADGARLHTNSWGDPTGPASDPAAQYGGYPFGARRTDQFVWDHPDMAIFFAAGNSGVDGTPNGEFGFCFGGDGMVDPDSLLAPGTAKNVITVGASESVRSQGGASQMIWLLFNLQFCLAANPIGTDLVSNNPNGMAAFSSRGPADDGRIKPDLVAPGTNILSNRSHYPGASVLWGEYNADYTFSGGTSMATPLVAGSGALVRQWLATRGLANPSAAAVKAVLLNTTYNIAPGQYGESPKPEIPAARPNSVDGWGRADLAFLNAPPPYLLWVDDHAQGLATGQSAEYAGVAGRPLDVLDSSQPLRVMLAYTDPPASLSASKQLVNDLDLVVKGPGGEYYGNNVAGGDRLNNVEGVVINNPPVGRYTIQVKAHNVPIASQPYALAVGGALSNAGQLMLAKSALPALEVRPGGLITYTLTLSANRAVAQPATLSDVLPANTAFVSASNGGTLSDGAVEWTIAPFAAGATVARTLVVRVDPATPGGTAIVNSDYRASSAAELPGAGPPVSVTVRRAAPADDRRIFVPQVRR from the coding sequence ATGCGCGCAATCACGCTAGTTTGTATTGCCATCGTGCTGGTCACGTCGGCGGCGGCGGTGGCCGCGCAGCCATCGGCCGGCCCCGCGCTGTATGTGCATCGGCAGCTGCTGCTGCGCCAGCCGGCGGCGCGCCAGCCAGCGTTGCTGCCACGCCTGAGTGCTGCTGCGCCAGGCCCGTATGCGATCGTCCAGTTCGCTGGCCCGATCGCCGCCGCCGACCGCGCCGCGCTCGAGGCCACCGGCGCCGCGATCCTCGAGTATCTGCCCGATTTCGCCTACCTGGTGCGCGGCACGCCCGTGCAGCTCGACGCTGCGGCAGGCCTGCCGCGTGTGTATGCGCGCAGCTCATTCACGCTGGCCGACAAGCTGGCCCCGGCGCTGCTTGGCGCGCTGGCACGCGGTGAAAACGCAACCGGCCCGCTGCAGGTGCTGGCATGGCCAGGCCAGCAGGCTGCGCTCGCGCGTGAGCTGGGTGCGGCTGCGCTGCGCCCCGACGCGCCCGCTGACATGAATACGCTGCTGCGGCTGGCCGCGCTGCCCTCGACGCGCTGGATCGAGCCGGCCGGCCGGCCGCGCCTGCTCAACGACGTAGCCCGCGGGATCATGCATGTCGATGCGGCCTGGCAGGCGCGCGGGCTGTATGGCGCCGGCCAGACGATCGCCATCGCCGATTCGGGCCTCGACACCGGGGTGCCAGCCACGCTCAGCCCCGACTTCGCCGGGCGGATCGCCGCCGCGCACGTGCTCTCACCCACCGGCGACCTCGGCGACAATTTTGGCCATGGGACGCATGTGGCCGGCTCGGCGGTCGGCTCGGGCGTGCAGTCGGGCGCGCGGCCGGGCCAGCACGCCTACGCCGGCTCGTTCGCGGGCGTGGCCCCCGAGGCGCGTATGGTCATCCAGGCCTTCGAGGCCGACACCCTAGGTAATGTGCTTGGGCTGGCCCCCGACTACTACACGCTGTTCGCACAGGCCTACGCCGACGGTGCGCGCCTGCACACCAACAGCTGGGGCGACCCGACCGGGCCGGCCAGCGACCCGGCCGCGCAGTATGGCGGCTACCCATTTGGCGCCCGCCGCACCGACCAGTTCGTGTGGGATCACCCCGATATGGCGATCTTCTTCGCGGCCGGCAACTCGGGCGTCGACGGCACGCCGAATGGCGAGTTCGGCTTCTGCTTCGGCGGCGACGGCATGGTCGACCCCGACTCGCTGCTGGCGCCCGGCACGGCTAAGAATGTGATTACTGTTGGCGCGAGCGAGAGCGTGCGCTCGCAGGGTGGTGCGAGCCAGATGATCTGGTTGCTGTTCAACCTGCAGTTTTGCCTGGCGGCTAACCCGATCGGCACCGACCTGGTTTCGAATAACCCGAACGGCATGGCCGCATTTTCGTCGCGCGGGCCGGCCGACGACGGCCGGATCAAGCCCGACCTGGTGGCGCCCGGCACGAACATCCTCTCGAATCGCTCGCACTACCCTGGCGCGAGCGTGCTGTGGGGCGAATACAATGCCGACTACACCTTTTCGGGCGGTACGTCGATGGCCACGCCGCTGGTGGCCGGATCGGGTGCGCTGGTGCGCCAGTGGCTGGCCACGCGCGGCCTGGCTAACCCGAGCGCCGCCGCAGTCAAGGCCGTGCTGCTCAACACCACCTACAATATCGCCCCTGGCCAGTATGGCGAAAGCCCCAAGCCCGAGATCCCGGCCGCCCGCCCGAATAGCGTCGATGGCTGGGGGCGGGCCGATCTGGCCTTTCTGAATGCACCGCCGCCCTACCTGCTGTGGGTCGACGACCATGCCCAGGGGCTGGCGACCGGCCAGTCGGCCGAGTATGCCGGCGTGGCCGGGCGGCCGCTCGATGTGCTCGATAGCTCGCAGCCGCTACGCGTCATGCTGGCCTACACCGACCCGCCGGCCTCGCTCTCGGCCAGCAAGCAGCTGGTGAACGACCTCGACCTGGTGGTCAAGGGGCCGGGCGGCGAGTATTACGGCAACAACGTTGCGGGCGGCGATCGGCTGAATAATGTCGAAGGCGTGGTGATCAACAACCCGCCGGTGGGCCGCTACACCATCCAGGTCAAGGCGCATAATGTGCCGATCGCCAGCCAGCCCTATGCGCTGGCGGTGGGCGGCGCGCTCAGCAATGCCGGGCAGCTCATGCTCGCCAAGAGCGCGCTGCCAGCGCTCGAGGTGCGGCCGGGCGGGCTGATCACCTACACCTTGACGCTGAGCGCGAACCGCGCGGTAGCGCAGCCGGCCACGCTCAGCGACGTGCTGCCTGCGAACACGGCTTTCGTCAGCGCTTCGAATGGCGGTACGCTCAGCGATGGCGCCGTGGAATGGACGATCGCGCCATTCGCAGCCGGGGCGACTGTCGCGCGCACACTGGTGGTGCGGGTCGACCCGGCCACGCCCGGCGGTACGGCGATTGTGAACAGCGACTACCGCGCCAGCAGCGCGGCCGAGCTGCCCGGCGCCGGCCCACCGGTTAGCGTGACGGTACGGCGCGCGGCCCCGGCCGACGACCGGCGCATCTTCGTGCCGCAGGTGCGGCGCTAG